The genomic region CTTCCTCTGACTCCTGAACCCACTTTTCGCCATATTCCTTTGCCATCTTTTCACCGAGCTCTACGATGTCCTTACCATGGTAGCCATCTTCCGGCATATCAAAATCCGTATGACCGAGCGCCTGCATATAGCGCGCTTCCACAGATTTTGCCAAATGGTTCATCTGGTTGCCAGCATCGTTAATATAATATTCCCTCTGCACCTCATAGCCTGCTTTTTCCATAATGTTCGCGAGGGAATCTCCAAATACGGCTCCGCGGGCATGCCCTAAGTGAAGAGTTCCTGTTGGGTTGGCCGAGACAAATTCAATCTGGACCTTTTCTCCCTCACCCGCATTTGTTTTTCCGTAGTCTTCCTGGTCCTTCAGAATGGTTGGAATTAAGTCGGTTAAATAGGCCGTATCCAGGAAGAAGTTGATAAATCCGGGCCCGGCAATTTCAATATTTTTAATCGACGCTTTGGACTGGTCAAAATTCGCTACGATGTCCTCGGCAATTTGACGGGGGGCCTTTTTCGCAATACGTGCAAGCTGCATCGCCATGTTTGTGGCATAATCTCCGTGTGCCTTTTCTTTCGGTGTTTCAAGAACGACTTCCGGCAGCTGCTCCTCTGTGGCAAGGCCGGCCTTCACAACTGCCTGAGCAATTTCAGCTTTTAATTTCTGTTCGGTTTTTTCGACTATGTTCATTTCCTTTACTCCCTTTCATATGTAAGCGTCAGTTTATGTCTTTGGGGTTCCTGCTGATTAAGGCTTAACGAATACGAGATGGAGAGCCTGCCCTCATCTCCATTCCCGCTTCTGGAAAAATCAATCTGGTTCGTTTTCGTTTCCATATGCATCGTCCCATATGGATGATAATATGTGCTTTCGGTTGCACGGTTTTCTCTGAAGATCTGGTTCATTTTCACAGTGCCCTTACGTTTGATGGTCACTTTATCAGAGGTGATGGTCGTCATATTTTTCACACTGTTCCCATCCTCGTCCTGCTCATTAAAAATTAAAACCAGGGAATCTCCATTGTCATAGCATTTCCCTCTGCCAGTCACACCCATTTGCTCCCGGGCGTTATCATCGGTTATGTCCGTTTTTACTGTTACTTTAACACTCATCGGTTCTGTAGCCAAGATGAATCTCTCCGATCCGTGATGTAGGTCTATCCTATTATAAAGATTTCCGTTCAATTTCTCAAATCCCTCATCTGCATACCCGTTCATACTTGATAAAAAATTGTCGCACGGGCTGTTATTTTATCGTTTAAAATGATGCTGCTGTTTCCATACTGTTAGTAGCTTGCATCTGTGTAACAAAACGAAAGGTGGAACTCGTATGGAACAACGGCGCCGGCACACCAGAACGAGAAAACGTAAGCAATGTATGATCTATAGTGTTATCAGTGCATTTATCCTTTTTATACTGGGAATCGGGAGTGTTTTTCTTTTCAGTTACCTCCAGGGGCCTCCTTCTCTGACCAGCCAGCAAAATACGGTCCTCTATTCTGCAGATGAGGAAGTGATTGGTGTTAAGCATGGGAATCAAAGTCGTTATTGGGTACCTCTGGATGAAGTGTCCCCTGATTTAAAACAGGCGTTTCTGACCACGGAGGATGACGAGTTTTATGACCATTTCGGATTTGATTTCACACGTATTTTCGCAGCTGTTGGCAAAAACATAGTCAATATGGACAAGGTGGAAGGAGCCAGCACCATTACCCAGCAATACGCAAGAAATTTGTTTTTAACCCATGAAAAATCCTGGAGTCGTAAAATAAAGGAAGCCTTGTATGCCCTCAGGCTTGAAATGTTCTATGACAAAGATAAAATTCTCGAAGGCTATTTAAATACGATTTATTTTGGGCATGGAAACTACGGTGTCGAAGCTGCCAGCCGTTTTTATTTTGATAAACATGCAAATGAGCTGACCGTAGCTGAAGCGGCCATGCTTGCAGGTATTCCTAAGGGACCCACTTATTATTCACCCATTCGTCATCCGGAAAATGCCAAAGATAGGCAGGAAACCATTTTGCGTCTGATGGCTAAAAAGGGAGACATCACTCAGAACGAACTGGATAAAGCCCTGCAGGAAAAACTTGCTTTTGCCGAGGAAGATGAACGGGAAGGAAAGCAAATTGCCCCCTATTTTCAGGACGCCGTTATGAATGAAGCCAGCCAACTGCTGCGCATATCCAGAAAAGAGCTTAAAACCGGCGGCTATAAGATTTATACAACGTTAAATAAAGACATGCAGAAAAGTCTTAAGCAGACAGCCGAGCAGGAAATAGATGAAGCTTCCAAAATCCAGGTGGGCGCTTTAAGTCTGGATCCAAAAACTGGCGGTATTCAGGCACTTCTGGGCGGACGTGATTTTGAGGAAAGTCAGTATAACCGGGCATTACAGGCGAAGCGGATGGCCGGCTCCACCTTTAAGCCTTTTTTGTATTATGGTGCCCTGGAAAATGGGGCCACGCCGGCAACACCACTGGAAAGTGAGCCGACAAAATTTAAATTGGCCAATGGAAAAGTCTATGCGCCAACGAATTATAATAATTACTATGCCAATGACGAAATTACGTTAGCACAGGCATTGGCCCTTTCCGACAATATTTATGCGGTCAAAACCCATATGTATTATCAACCGGAAACGTTAGTAGAGAACGCTCGGAAGTTTGGGATTCAAAGTGAGCTGCCCGCAGTTCCTGCCCTCGCGTTAGGTTCTGCCTCTGTATCGGTTCTGGAGATGGCCCGGGGGTATGGAATGCTGGCTAATGGGGGAAAAGCTGTGCATCCGCATACCATTACCAAAATTACGGATTCATCCGGTACGGTTTTGTATAAGCGAGACAAGCCGTCAGCTAAACAGGTCCTTGATCCCAATACATCCTTTGTGCTTACAGATTTAATGACGGGAATGTTTGACACGTCGCTCAATGACTACAGCCGTGTCACCGGTGCAGCCATTAAAGACCAGCTCACCAGGGAGTATGCAGGGAAAACCGGCTCTACAGATAAAGACAGCTGGATGATCGGCTTCAGCCCTCAAGTAGTGACAGCCGTCTGGACGGGTTATGACAATAATAAGGACATTACGAAAGTTGAGGAATACCGTTATGCACGAAACATCTGGGCGGATCACATGGAAACCATTCATAAGGATTTGCCTGAGCGCGAATTTAAACCGCCTGAGGGAGTCACAGCCGTAGCGATGGACCCACACACTGGAAAACTCGCACATTCAGGCTGCGACGACCGGCGTGTCACGTATTTTCTTGAAGGGACAGAGCCAAAAAACTATTGTACGGTCCACGTACCAAACCCGGAAGAGACCGATGAAAATAAACAAAGAAAGAAAGACGGCCGCTCGATTTGGGATTGGATTGGATTTTAAGGTTGGATGATTCTCTCCCACAGCAAGAGAACAAATCCCATAGAAAAAGGGGCGACATTAACGCCGCCCCTCTTTCTTGTCCCAGTAAACATGTAAAACCCATGTGCCCTTATTTTACAAACTTCCAATTCAAAGCACAAGATTTTCACAAAACGTTCACAATTCTTTCATAAAGTGGAACTTCCATCAGGGGATTTTCTCCATCCCCCAATGATCGTTCACTAAACGAATCAGGAATTTCCCAATGGTCAATCAGGATTTTATTCACTGGTGCCATCAAAGGCATTCTTTAACTCATCCCTTGAGTTTTCCCACATTTCCGGATTAAATTCACGGAGAAATTTTTCTAAAATACCTTTAGATTTCTCATCCATATGATCGATAACAACCCGGCCTTTCAGGGATTTATCCATATGATTCACATGCTCCGGCAACAGCTTATAACCTCTGCGGATTTCTCTGTCCACTACCAGTTCACTGGCAGCCAGACCATAATAGTAGGCGCCGCTCTCACTGCGTTCAACCGTTGTCCAGGCAATCCAATAGAGTTTTCCATTTGGCACTTCATTGCGGTCAGACAAAAATTTAATGCGTTTTTCCACTTTACTTCTCGCATGCATGGCCCCCATATCAACAAAGGCTTCCTCTTCATTGGGGTCTACTATAATTGGTGACATATTTTCAAGACTAATCGCTCCACCCCCGCTATAGCCAGGGTGACCGTCAATGGGATCATCTTTCATAATCGTAAACTGCTGTGTTTTCTTTGGTTCTTTTTCGTTGGACACGATGTAAACCTCCTTTGATTAAAACTCAGGAAAAGTTTGTCTTTTATTCTAACATATCACAACTGTACAAAACATGATAAACGACTCTGGTACAAGGATAACCAGTGCACCAGAAATTTAAGCAAAGTGATCATGATTCCTCACTCGTGTAAAATTCTCAGGGTCCGGGTCCGGATGCAGCGTCGTCGTATGCACATCCATTTTGAACTGTCTGTCTTTTTTCCGTTTCCACTTATAGATAACCCCCACTTTTGCCTGCTGCACCTCCTTGACTCCCTGAATGATGAATTGCATGGCAAAAATGGCGAGCATAAAGGCAAGAAGGGGAAGAAGGACGATCCAGTAATGTCCGCTTGAAAGCGACATTTTTGCAGAGCCGAGCAAACCGGACCACTCATAAGTCATCGATCTTGGCGGGTCACCGACGAGACCAAAGCTTCTATTGGTTCCGCCTAAGAAAAAGTCAAAAACGCCAAGGTGCATAAAAATGAGTAAAACCTGAATGAACTGCTGACCAAACAAAATCGTTAACCTTGGACCCAGATGAGGCAGAATGTGCTTTTTCAGGATATGAAGCTTACCTCCACCCATCACTCTGGCACTGGTGATAAACTCCTGCTGCAGCACCCCCTTGATTTCCCGACCGGACAAAACGGCTGTCAGGGGAACGACCAGAATCGTCAGGATCAGAATCTCGAGCATAATTCGTTCTGTAAAGGAATATTGAAACCCCATGGCTGACTCTATCAGTATAGGCCGAAGCAGGATGTAAGCAATGATACTTAGCGGCAGAAAGTGTATGGAGTCAACGATTTTTTCCACCCACTTCTGTCCTCTTGGCTTTAAGCTGAATGCATAAAAGATTCCGGCAAAAAATCCAATCCCAACTCTTAGCAGAGCAATAAGCAGCGCAAAGAACAGCGTATATTTTGCTCCGATCACAAGCTGATCAAACATACTGAACCCCAATGAGTCCGTGCCCAGTAAATATGGCTCTGGAGGGGAATGAGGGGGTGCACTGATTAATTCACCATCTTCCCCATAAAAGAGCCTGGTCTGATCAATATGGTTATCCGTACCAGCCGAATAAATGACGCTATACGTGATGGCACCGATGAAAAACAAACTTCCAACTGCAAACTTCGGATTTTTCATATGGTTAAAAAACAGCTTCAAAGGCTTCCAGACTGCATTCCACGGCTTACGGATCCGCATAATACTCCTGCCTGCATCTCCTGCCAGATCCGCCAGCCATTTCACAGGCTGTAAACGCCCCCTTCCCGACCTTTTTCTGACAATCGCCTGGCCATATACACGCTCCTCATCCAGCCACAAATCCACTCCCTGGAAGAAAAGAAAAAACGGGGTAAATACGAGAATGAGAGAAACAGCAATCACCATCGGCTGCAGACTCTCTGTCATATAATACGTGATTCCGTTAATATTATAGATTCGCTCCACGATAAATAGACTGGACAGGGTTCCCCAGACGATAACCTTGGCATGACGGAATGTACTTGGGGTAATATTTTTCAAAATATGCTGAAGCACGATCACTTTTTGCTTCAGTCCCTTGCTTTTCGCAAAGGTCACATACTCCTTAAGGTACTCCTCTTCTATTAACAGCAGAATGATTTTAAACAGGGCAACCATAGGGATGATAGCCAGTGTAATCATAGGACCTGTAAATACCTTCTCATCCATATATGTTGCTACCCGAAACAAGCGTACATCGGTTGCCTGATAAACCCAGATCACCATCATTTGAAGGAGTATGGCAACGACAAGGTCCGGTACCGATTCAAAAATATCAAGTATGCGTTTCAAAGGATTTAATAGAAACTTAGGCAGAAAATTTGCGGTAAAGGCTAACAGAAACGCAAGAACAAATCCTAATAATAAAGCACCGACCAGCACCTGCATGGAGTAAACAAAGGGCTCCCATAACGTCTCCAATAATGGAAAAGGCTTTTGGGGGCGCCCATACATGTACACCCAGGAATCAGGGTTGAAAAAATCCACGATAAATGGCCACAGCGTCTGCACATATTCCCCTATATGAAACAGTCCGCCCGCGTCCGGCTGCTGTGCCTCCATAAACCTCTTCGGCATGATACTGACACAGAGAATTCCAAAAATCCCTAATATGTAGTAAACGATCGGTTTTAAAATTTTCATGGCGACTCCTTTATTTAAATATCATTTTAGCTTCATCCGACCCGCAGTTAGCAGGCACAGCATGACCTCAAGTGCATTTATCAAGTATAAATAACCAGTATAAAGTGAAACTTCCATCAGTGGGAGTATTACGGCCGGTTAAGGCGTGATAAAAGTACTGATTAAATTTTCACTGTCTATGGCAATATTACATAATGATCTGAATTATGTAAATATTAAATACAAATGCACAGGAATTCCCCGTTTTTGGCAGATAAACAAAAAACACCATCCATCCCGCCCGGATAAATGGTGCTTGCCAGTATCATACTTAGTGCTTCACATTCATTTCCGCAATGAATGCCCAAGCTCTCTCAAGCTC from Virgibacillus sp. MSP4-1 harbors:
- a CDS encoding ABC transporter permease subunit encodes the protein MKILKPIVYYILGIFGILCVSIMPKRFMEAQQPDAGGLFHIGEYVQTLWPFIVDFFNPDSWVYMYGRPQKPFPLLETLWEPFVYSMQVLVGALLLGFVLAFLLAFTANFLPKFLLNPLKRILDIFESVPDLVVAILLQMMVIWVYQATDVRLFRVATYMDEKVFTGPMITLAIIPMVALFKIILLLIEEEYLKEYVTFAKSKGLKQKVIVLQHILKNITPSTFRHAKVIVWGTLSSLFIVERIYNINGITYYMTESLQPMVIAVSLILVFTPFFLFFQGVDLWLDEERVYGQAIVRKRSGRGRLQPVKWLADLAGDAGRSIMRIRKPWNAVWKPLKLFFNHMKNPKFAVGSLFFIGAITYSVIYSAGTDNHIDQTRLFYGEDGELISAPPHSPPEPYLLGTDSLGFSMFDQLVIGAKYTLFFALLIALLRVGIGFFAGIFYAFSLKPRGQKWVEKIVDSIHFLPLSIIAYILLRPILIESAMGFQYSFTERIMLEILILTILVVPLTAVLSGREIKGVLQQEFITSARVMGGGKLHILKKHILPHLGPRLTILFGQQFIQVLLIFMHLGVFDFFLGGTNRSFGLVGDPPRSMTYEWSGLLGSAKMSLSSGHYWIVLLPLLAFMLAIFAMQFIIQGVKEVQQAKVGVIYKWKRKKDRQFKMDVHTTTLHPDPDPENFTRVRNHDHFA
- a CDS encoding DUF1934 domain-containing protein, whose translation is MATEPMSVKVTVKTDITDDNAREQMGVTGRGKCYDNGDSLVLIFNEQDEDGNSVKNMTTITSDKVTIKRKGTVKMNQIFRENRATESTYYHPYGTMHMETKTNQIDFSRSGNGDEGRLSISYSLSLNQQEPQRHKLTLTYERE
- a CDS encoding transglycosylase domain-containing protein — encoded protein: MEQRRRHTRTRKRKQCMIYSVISAFILFILGIGSVFLFSYLQGPPSLTSQQNTVLYSADEEVIGVKHGNQSRYWVPLDEVSPDLKQAFLTTEDDEFYDHFGFDFTRIFAAVGKNIVNMDKVEGASTITQQYARNLFLTHEKSWSRKIKEALYALRLEMFYDKDKILEGYLNTIYFGHGNYGVEAASRFYFDKHANELTVAEAAMLAGIPKGPTYYSPIRHPENAKDRQETILRLMAKKGDITQNELDKALQEKLAFAEEDEREGKQIAPYFQDAVMNEASQLLRISRKELKTGGYKIYTTLNKDMQKSLKQTAEQEIDEASKIQVGALSLDPKTGGIQALLGGRDFEESQYNRALQAKRMAGSTFKPFLYYGALENGATPATPLESEPTKFKLANGKVYAPTNYNNYYANDEITLAQALALSDNIYAVKTHMYYQPETLVENARKFGIQSELPAVPALALGSASVSVLEMARGYGMLANGGKAVHPHTITKITDSSGTVLYKRDKPSAKQVLDPNTSFVLTDLMTGMFDTSLNDYSRVTGAAIKDQLTREYAGKTGSTDKDSWMIGFSPQVVTAVWTGYDNNKDITKVEEYRYARNIWADHMETIHKDLPEREFKPPEGVTAVAMDPHTGKLAHSGCDDRRVTYFLEGTEPKNYCTVHVPNPEETDENKQRKKDGRSIWDWIGF
- a CDS encoding YwhD family protein, translated to MKDDPIDGHPGYSGGGAISLENMSPIIVDPNEEEAFVDMGAMHARSKVEKRIKFLSDRNEVPNGKLYWIAWTTVERSESGAYYYGLAASELVVDREIRRGYKLLPEHVNHMDKSLKGRVVIDHMDEKSKGILEKFLREFNPEMWENSRDELKNAFDGTSE